The following is a genomic window from Patagioenas fasciata isolate bPatFas1 chromosome 1, bPatFas1.hap1, whole genome shotgun sequence.
CCTGCAGCCGCTCGTCACCCAGGTACGGCCGGGGGGACAAACCCCCCCGTTCTCGGGGCCTTTCGGGGCGCGGCGGTGCCGGCGGGGGGTGACGGTGTGTCCCTGCAGATGGTGAACGTGTACCGGGCGCACCAGCACTCCTGTTTCCTCTACCTGGGCAGCATTTTGGTGGACGAGTACGGGATGGaggagggatgcaggcagggcctgCTCGACATGCtgcaggtgggtgctggggtCGGGGGGTTCGGTCCCCGTTATCTGAATCATCAAATAAGCCGGGAAAGGGCTTCAaagtcatcgagtccaacccttaacccaaaaatgtccctgagaacctcatctttgtccaaccctccagggatggtgactccagcactgccctgggcagcctgttccaatgccccacagccctttggggaagaaattgttctccgcatccaacctcaacctcccctggtgcaacttgaggccgtttcctctgctcctggcgcttgttcctggggagcagagcccgacccccctggctccaagctcctttcaggcagttcagagatcagaaggtctcccctcagctcctgttctccagctgaaccccccaggtccctcagccgctcccatcacacttgtgctccagcccctcaccagctccattcccttctctccactcactccagcacctcaaggtctttcttggcatgaggggcccaaaactgcccccaggactggtggtttggcctccccaggtcccagcacagggacggtcactgccctggacctgctggccacaccagtgctggtcccagccaggatgctggtggcctcttggccacctgggcacacgctggctcatgttcagccgctggcaccaacacccccgggTCCTTTCCCAGCCgcccttccccagcctgcagcgtccatggggttgttgtgaccgaagtgcaggacccggcctcATTATAATCATGACTAATTGCTAATGAATCCCCACCCCTTGGCAGGCGCTGTGCATCCCCACCTTCCAGCTCCTCGAGCAGCCCAACGGCCTCCAGAACCACCCGGACACCGTGGACGATCTGTTCCGCCTGGCAGCCAGGTACCCGCGCCGGGAACGCCACAGCCCCTTCTCCTCATGGACGGGCAGGATCCTCCCTTCCCAGTGCCCCCTcacgtccgtctgtctgtcctcaGGTTCATCCAGCGCAGCCCCGTCACGCTGCTCCGCAGCCAGGTGATGATCCCCATCCTGCAGTGGGCCATCGCCGCCACCACCCTGGATCACCGCGACGCCAACTGCAGCGTCATGAAGTTCCTGCGCGACCTCATCCACACCGGGGTGGCCAACGACGTGAGTCACCCCGGGGGTGTCACCCTGGTTTGTCACCGCTGTCCTGCCGCCGGAGCCAGGCCACCATGGTGGAAACGCTCCCAGAGCGAGGGGcagcgtgtccctgtccccacacgcTGCTCAcccccttctttcttcttctttcctctttcttcttctttcctctttcttcttctttcctctttcttcttctttcctctttcttcttctttcctctttcttcttctttcctctttcttcttctttcctctttcttcttctttcctctttcttcttctttcctctttcttcttctttcctctttcttcttctttcctctttcttcttctttcctctttcttcttctttcctctttcttcttctttcctctttcttcttctttcctcttctttctttctctttcttcctttctccttctctttgtctttcctccctccttccttcctccctccttccttcctccctcctccttctttcttctatcttttctttcttttctctctttctctctctcttccttccttcctccttccttcctccttctttcctccttgcTCCCGCAGCACGAGGAAGACTTTGAGGTGCGGAAGGAGCTCATCAACCAGGTGATGACCCAGCTGGGCCAGCAGCTCGTCAACCAGCTCCTGCACACGTGCTGCTTCTGCCTCCCGCCCTACACGCTGCCCGACGTGGCCGAGGTGCTCTGGGAGATCATGCAGATCGACCGGCCGGTGAGATCCGCGGGGcgcgcccccagacccccccagaccgcCGCCTGCGCTGGTGTCGCGTCCTGAACCGTGCCCGTGTCCTCGCGTCCCGCAGACCTTCTGCCGCTGGCTGGAGAACTCGCTGAAGGGTTTGCCCAAGGAGACCACGGGAGGAGCCATCCAGGTCACGCACAAACAGCTGACGGACTTCCACAAGCAGGTGACAAGGTGAGCGTCACCACAGCACGGGGGACATCCCTTTGGTGTCGCCTTGGCACCTTCTGTCCTCCAAAGCCCTGTCCTGCATGTCACTGCCGTGAATTGTCCCCCAAAGCATGTCCACAGGAGCCGAGGGGGTGGCAGGATGTTACCGTGTCACCCCCCGCCTGTGACGCCACTCCGGCGGCTCATGGAGTCGTTCCCAGTCCAAACCAGTTGGGGACAGTCTGGCTGTGGGATGCAGTTGTCACCTTTTCCAACCCCAAGCGGGTTTTTCTGCTCCTGCCTGAGCCCTGTGAACTGTCCCCGAGTCACCAGCCGCCACCAACACCAGATCAGCCCCTGCGGCCACCCCGGGATGTCCCCTCTGTCTGGCCTGCCACCGCCAGGTCCCCAGTTTGGGGACATTGTCCGCTCAGCCCCCAGTTGCCCCCGCACCCACTGCCCGGCTCCATCTCAGCTCCAGAAAAATCCCAGAGCCCAGATCCCCGCTTGTGCTTTTCCCCAGTGGGTCCGTGTGTCCGACCACCACCCTGGTGACACGCAGGTCCCCTCTGGGGACAGTCAGGGGCTGCCCGGCCCCGACAATGTCCCTATGTGTCCCCAGCACCTCAGGGCTGAGCAGCCATGGCCCTGTCCCCACCACGGGGCTGGCTGGGTGTAGGGCACCTTCCCTGCTCCCGAATGTCACCCCCGAATGTCACCTCCCAAATGTCACTCCCAAGTGTCACCCCGTTGATGTCACCCGTGTCTTTGCAGCGCTGAGGAATGTAAACAAGTGTGTTGGGCGCTGAGGGATTTCACCCGCCTGTTCCGATAGCTCCTGCCCCACACGGCGCCCGCCCCCAGGTGAGAGCCCCGCGGGACCcccaccccatgggacccccacccCATGGGACCCTCATCCTGCCCTGTGGTGACCGTCACCCCATGGGGACCCTCACCCCACAGGGATCGTCCTCCACCGCATGGGACAGTCACGCTATGGGGACCTTCAACCCATGGGACTGTCAccctgccccacagggacactCACCCCATAGGGATCATCACCCTGCCCCATGGGGACCGTCACTCCATGGCaaccaccccctgccccatggGACTGTCACCCCATGGGGTCTGTCACCCCACAGTGGCCCTCACTCTGTGCCATGGGATTGTCACATCATGGGGACCTTCACCCTATGGGACTGTCACCCTGCCTCATGGTGACTGTCACTCCATGGGACCCTCACCATGCTTCATGGCACTGTCACCCCACGGGGACCATCCCCTGCCCCACGGTGACTGTCACCCAATGGGGACCATCAGCCCATGGGAACCCTCACCCTGCCCCATGGAGACTGTCACTCTGGGGGGGCTGTCCTCCTGCCCCATGGGACGGTCATGCCATAGGGACTGTCACCCCATGGGATCCTCACCCTGCCCCATGGTGACCATCCCCCCATGGGGACCGTCACTCCACAGGGACCATCCTCTGCCCCATGGGACTGTCACCCCACAGTGACCCTCACTCTGTGCCATGGGATTGTCACATCATGGGGACCTTCACCCTATGGGACTGTCACCCTGCCCCATGGTGACCATCACTCCATGGGACCCTCACCATGCTTCATGGCACCGTCACCCCACAGGGACCCTCACCCTGCCCCATGGGGACTGTCACTCTGTGGGAACTGTCCCCCTGCCCCATGGTAACCCTCACCCCATGGGGACTGTCCCCCTGCCCCCTGGGATGGTCATGCCATAGGGACTGTCACCCCATGGGATCCTCACCTTGCCCCATGGTGACCATCCCCCCATGGGGACTGTCACTGCACAGGGACCATCCCCTGCCCCGTGGGACTGTCACCCCACAGTGACCCTCACTCTGTGCCATGGGATTGTCACATCATGGGGACCTTCACCCTATGGGACTGTCACCCTGCCCTATGGTGACCGTCACCGCATGGGACCCTCACCATGCTTCATGGCACTGTCACCCCACAGGGACCCTCACCTTGCCCCATGGGGACCATCTTGTGCCCCACGGTGACTGTCACCCAACGGGGACCATCATCCCATGGGGACCCTCACCATGGGGACTGTCACTCTGTGGGGACTGTCCCCCTGCCCCCTGGGATGGTCATGCCATAGAGACTGTCACCCCATGGGATCCTCAGCCTGCCCCATGGTGACCATCCCCCCATGGGGACTGTCACCCCACAGTGACCCTCATCCTGCCCCATGGGACTGTCACATCACGGGGACCTTCACCTCATGGGATCCTCACCCTGCCCCATGGTGACCGTCACCCCATGGGGACCGTCATTCCACAGGGACCATCCCCTGCCCCATGGTGACTGTCACCCTGCGGGGACCATCTTCTGCCCCATGGAACCATCATGCCACAGGGACCCCATAGCACTGTCACCCTGACCCACTGTGACCCGaggggactgtcccctgccctgtgGTGACACTGCAGCCGTGTCACCCCAGACGAGGCAGGTGGGTGGTGGGACTgacccccgccccctcccccaggAATGTCTTTTAAttagaagacagaaaacaaaggaaaataacaaGAATGTGTCCCACACTGAGCCGCGGTCCTGGTGGCCGGGGGTTGTCCCTCGCTCCTTCGCGTCCCCAGAGCCGGCGCAGGACAGCGGCTCCAGGACCCGCGCATCCGCGTCCCCACGGGGGGGGGGaacaacaaaacacagcaaaaacccccaaaactgccACCGCCCAGCGGAGCGAAACCAGAGAGCGGAGCCGAAAAAACTCTGTGAAACGGGAAAATGGTAATAattacaaaaaacaaccaacacacacaaTTAAAAGttgtttcaggaaagaaaagtgGGGGTTTTAAATAGGTTTAGGAAAAACCAGTGGCTGCGGGGCCCGTCCCCCCCCGTCCTGCCTGCGGGGACCCCAGGAGCCGCAGCGGGACGGACTCTTTCAATATAGAAATATTATATTtgggtttgctgctttttttggaAGTTTCAGTTTTTGGTTTCTTTGAAGtattttggggtttatttggttggttttgggggccCGGCTGGAGCGGGGGGGCCCGGCTGGAGCTGCTCCCGCGGGGGGCGGAGCCGTGGcagcaaaaacaataaaaaacaaccaaaaaaaaatggaaaaaacaaatgaaaagccGAATTCTGGGCTGGTTCTTCTCTGGGGTCACGTCTGGTGTTGGGTggcactgtccccactgtccccactgtccccagcccctgggggGCTCAGACTCCAGTGCAGATCCATTTTCTTGCTGTTTCACCCCAAAACTGCGGGGAGGTGAATCCAACACctccaggggatggggacagcaatgggacacccatgggtgaccCAGCCGGGGTTGTCCCCTTGCGTGGTGGCCGCGCTGTGCGTGTCCCCGAAACTGTGGGAGGGTGGGGAGGTGAATCCAGCATCTCCAGGGGGTGGGTACAGCAATGGGACCAgcggggacacccatgggtgaccCAACCGGGGTTGTCCCCTTGCATGGTGGCCGCGCCGTGGGTGTCCCCGGTGTCACGAGGGGAGCCCCCAGGCCCCGGTTTGGGGgtcgggggccgggggggcgggcggcagccgctgctggtgctgccagaGCTGGTGAAGCTCCTTGAACTGCTCCACCAGCCGGTCCTTGAGGTCGGGGTGCGAGATGTGCAGGGGGACGCTGTCGGCCGACCAGGACAGCTCCCCCGAGAACATCTCCAGGAGCAGCCGCGCCGCCACCGGCACCACCTGCGAGAGCCGCCGCCGCGGGGACACCGTCACACCCCGTGGGGACACCATCACACCCCGTGGGGACACCATCACACCCCCGTGGTGACACCGGCACCCCGGGGCGGCCCTCGGCCTCTCACCTGCACCGTGATGAGTTTCTTCTCCTTGGGCTTCTGGTCGGGCCACTCCTCGCCGAAGCAGAAGAAGATCTCGAAAGGGGGCGGCGTGGGGGTCTGGCCCTTCTGGAACAGGATGAGGCCTGGGGGGCCCAAGGCCACGGTGAGGCCACGTGGTCCCAGTGCCACCATGGATGACATCCCACCATGGGTAGTGTCCCACCATGGATGGCGTCCCACCATGGACAGGGTCCCACCATGGATGGCGTCCCACCATGGATGACATCCCACCATGGATAGGGTCCCACCATGGATGACATCCCACCATGGATAGGGTCCCACCATGGATAGTGTCCTACCATGGATGTCGTTCCCCCATGGATGGTGTCCCACCATGGATGACATCCCATCACAGATAGTGTCCCGCCATGGATTGCATCCCACCATGGTTGATGCCCCACTGTAAATGATGTCCCACCATGGATGACGTCCCACCACAGATAGTGTCCCACCATAAATCATGTCCCACCATGGATGGTGTCCCACCATAGTTAGTGTCCCACCATGGATGGTGTCCCACCACACCACTGGGTCACCATGGGCTGTTGGGGTCACCCCACCCCAACTTAGACCCCCATCCCATCTTGGTCCCCCAAGGCCATcaggtccccatggggctgcttgGTGTCCCCCATGCCAGCTTGGTCCCCTCATCCCATCAGGTCCTCACATGCAGcctggtgtccccacatccccgctggtgtccccccatcccagccGATCCCTCCACCCCATCCAACCTCCCCAAGGGTCACAGGAGgacaccccctccccgccgccgcctctcACCGTTGAGAAACCCCTCCAGGCTGAAGAGCTTGGTCTTCTTCTCCCTCTCGATGGGGTTGGGGCCGGCGGTGGGGCCGGCGCAGGGGCCGGTCCAGAAGACCTTGCACTGGCAGAGCCGGATGGCGTAGAGGTCCTGGCCCTGCAGCTCCAGGATCAGCCCCCGGTCCAGCACGTCCAGCAGCTGGTGGGTGTAGAAGCGCTGCTTCTCGTTGGGGATGGTGTCGGGGGCCGGGAAGCGGACCTGCTCCAGCGTCAGCGGCCCGAacagctccacctgctcctgcGTGGGCTCCAGGCTGCTGTGGAACAGGCGGCAGCCGTGGGGGTTGCTGATGGTCAGGACGCACACCTGGCGGCCCCGGTACTGGAACTTGATCTCCAGGTCGGTCACTGGTGGAGGGACGTGGGTGTCAATGGCCCGGTGGGGATCACACCATGGACACACTGTCCAGCTGCCCTCAGGGACCCCACAGCCATGGACACGCATGTCCAACCACCCCATGGCCACCACATGCCCACAGCCACCCTGTCCAACCACCCCATGGGCAACCTACACCCATGGACATCCTATCCAGACACCCACACCCATGGACACCCTGATTCAGTTGCCCCATGGACACCCTACACTCATGGACACCCATGTTCAACCACCCAACAGCCACCCTgctcccatggccaccaccatccAGCCACCCTACACACGTGGACATGCCATCCAGccaccccatggtcaccccacaCTCATGGATGTCACATCCAACCACCCTACCTCATAGCCATCTATGTCCAAACACCCTATGGCCACCCCACACCCCATGACCGCCCCCATTCAGCCACCCTATGCCAATGGCCACCCCGTCAAACCACACCATGGCCACCCATGTCCAGCCACCCAACAGCCACCTTACAGCCATGGCCACCACCATCCAGCCACCCTACACCCATGGCCAACCTATCCAGCCACCCATGGCCACCTCACACCCATGGCCACCTGTGGCCAACCACCCCTTGGCCCCGGCCACCACCATCCAACCACCCTACCCATAGCCACCTATGTCCAaccaccccatggccaccccatccAACCACCCCATGGCCACCAACATCCAATCAACCTACGGACACCCTACACTtgtggacatccatgtccaaccacCCAACAGCCACCCTATACCCATGGCCACCCCGTCCAACCACCCCAAGGGCAACCTATGCCCATGGCCACCCCCATCCAACCATCCTACACCCATGGCCATTCCTATCAGCCACCCCATGGCTACCCCAGAGCCATGGCCACCCCATCCAACCACCACACGGCCAACCTATGCCCATGGCCACCCATGTCCAACCACCCCATGGCCAACCTATGCCCACAGCCACCACCATCCAGCCACCCTACACCCATGGCCATCCCTATCAaccaccccatggccaccccatccAACCACCCCATGGCCACCTCAGAGCCATGGCCAACCCATCCAACCACCCCATGGCCAACCTatgcccatggccaccaccatccAGCCACCCTACACCCATGGCCATCCCTATCAACCACCCTATGGCCACCCCAGAGCCATGGCCACCCCATCCAACCACCCCATGGCCACCCTACACCCAAGGCCACCCATGCCCAACCACCCCACGGCCACCCTACATCCAGGGCCACCCCATCCAGCCAccccaccccattgccccccgctCCTCACACGGCAGCATGTGGGGGCTGATGAGCAGGTTGGGGGTCCCATGCTCcaggggggccatggggcaggcgCTCGGGGGCCCCAAGTGGGGCCCAGTctggggggcggggggcagctCGGGGGTCCCGTGggtgccccccacgtccccagggAGCAGCGCCGGGGGGGGCGGCGCGAAggcccccgcggggcagccggTGTCGAAGTTGGGGTCCTCATCAGGCCAGGGGTAGGGGGGCAGCAGGTCCCCCCCgtgctgggggtctgggggacagcggggggtcATGGGGTGCACATAGCCCCCCAAAACCACAGGGGtctgcaccccacaccccccagtgcccccctcacCACTGATGCTCAGCGACATCATCCCCTGGAGCTGGGGGGAGCAGAGCGGCGGTTaaggggtggggggacagggaccccccggggtgtccccggtttgggggtgtccccccccccaggtaCCTGGTTGTCATCGTCCTCCTCCTCGCAGCCATAGTCATCCTCACCCGCGTCATCTGCAGGGGACAGAcgggctgggggacacggggatttggggtgcggggggtcgTGGGGTGTCAGGTCCTTGTGGGGTGTTGGGgcctcttggggtgctggggagttttggggtcttgggacctcttggggtgctggggagttGTGGGGTGCCGGGTCCCTGTGGGTGCTGAAGCTTCATGGGGTGCAGAGCCCTTGTGGGGTGCTGGGGACTTTCTGGGGTGCCACATCCCTGGGGGGTTCTGGACACTCATGGGGTGCTGGGGAGTTGTAGGGTGCAGGACACAGATGGGTGCCGGGGacctcttggggtgctgggcagttttggggtgctgCATATTGCTCGGTGCTGGAATCTCACGGGGCGCGGGGTctctgtggggtcctgggaccccGTGGGGTGCTGAGGTTTTGTGGGGTTCTGATGTTTCATGGGGTGCTGGGTATttatggggtgctgggatgttatggggtgctgggcagttttggggtgctgggcagttttggggtgctgCATATCGCTGTGTGCTGGAATCTCATGGGGCGCGGGGTctctgtggggtcctgggaccccATGGGGTGCTGGATATTTATGGGGTGTTGGGTATTTATGGGGTGctgggcagttttggggtgctgggaagTTTTGGGGTGCTGCATATTGCTCGGTGCTGGAATCTCCTGGGGTGCGGGGTttctgtggggtcctgggaccccGTGGGGTGCTGAGGTTTTGTGAGGTGCTGATGTTTCATGGGGTGCTGGGATGctatggggtgctgggatgttatggggtgctgggcagttttggggtgctgCATACTGCTGGGTGCTGGAATCTcatggggtgcagggtttctgtggggtcctgggaccccATGGGGTGCTGAGGTTTTGTGGGGTTCTGATGTTtcatggggtgctgggatgttatGGGGTGCTGGTGAGTTATGGGGTGctgtgcagttttggggtgctgcATACTGCTGGGTGCTGGAATCTcatggggtgcagggtttctgTGGGGTCCTGAGACCCCATGGGGTGCTGAGGTTTTGTGGGGTTCCGATGTTTCACAGGGCGCTGGGACCCCATGGGGTGCTGGAGCTTTGGGGGCACAGGGTCCCCGTGGTCTCGGGGCGCGCTGGCCGCGGCGGGGGCTGTGACCCAttgtcccccccgcccccgtccctgtccccgtaCCCGCGGGGGGTCCCTCGCAGAGCTCGTACACCTTGTAGGGGCGCAGCGGGGTGGCCTTGGTGCCGTCGAACAGCAGGCGGAACTCGCGGCTCTTGTTGAGGGCGCAGCGCAGGGTCGCCTTCCACTTGGGGGGGTCGGGGGCGTCCACCCCCTCCCGGAACTTCCCCGTCTCCTGCGCCCACGCCTGGGGGCAGCACCATGGGAGGGGACCCCGTGTCACCCCAGAGCCGCTGCACCCCACTcagtcacccagtgtcaccccaatgtcccagcAGCCTGACCTGGGGACCCTGCATAACCCCAATGTCCCAGCACCCACCACATGGACCCTGTGTGACCCCAACATCCCACCAACCCAGGATGGGACCCCGTGTCACCCCAGAGCCGCTGCTCCCCACccggtcacccagtgtcaccccaatgtcccagcagcctgggaggggacccagtgtcaccccaatgtcccaggacccaccaCATGGACCCTGTGTCACCCCAACATCCCATCAGCCCGGGAGGGGACCCCGTGTCACCCCAGAGCCGCTGCACCCCACCCgctcacccagtgtcaccccaatgtcccagcAGCCtgacctggggaccccctgtcacCCCAGAGTCCCAGCACCCAGCCTCAAGAACCTcatgtcaccccaatgtcccagcacccaccatggggaccccaagccaccccatcacccccagcacctgccacagggaccccctgtcacCCCAACGTCCCAACACAAGGATcctgtgtcaccccaatgtcccagcAGCCCAACCTGGGGACCCCAAGTCACCCAGTACCCCAACATGGAGaccctgtgtcaccccaatgtcccagcACCCGCCACAGAgtccccctgtcaccccatgtcccctgtgccaccccagcacccccatcccAGGTCCCACTTGTCACCCCATCACCTCTGTCACATCCATCCTGTGTCCCCTTGTTCCCATGTCCCACCCCCTCCACTATCCCACTcatcccatgtccctttgtcaccccatcCTGTGTCCCTGTGGTCACCCCATcatccctgtcccatgtccccttttTCACGGCCattccatgtccccattgtcatcccatcatccccatcccatgtccccgcTTCGCCCCGCTCtcatgtctccatgtccccccatcacccccatcccatgtccccatttcatgtccccatgtcccaccccatcacccccatcccatgtccccatgtccccccatcccatgtccccatcacccccatcccatgcccctatgtccccccatcccttgtccccatcacccccatctcattcccccatgtccccacatctcctgtccccatcatccccatctcatgtccccatgtgtcccaccCAACcacccccatcccatgtccccatgtccccgcatcccatgtccccaccaccccatccaatgtccccatgtccctgcatccCATGTCCccgcatcccatgtccccatgtccccgcatccaatgtccccaccacccccacctcatgtccccatgtccctgcatcccatgtccccatcacccccatctcattcccc
Proteins encoded in this region:
- the IRF5 gene encoding interferon regulatory factor 5 isoform X2, translated to MDPPRRVRLRPWLVAQVSSRRYPGLRWLDPERRRFAIPWRHATRHPHGPPEHDTIFKAWAQETGKFREGVDAPDPPKWKATLRCALNKSREFRLLFDGTKATPLRPYKVYELCEGPPADDAGEDDYGCEEEDDDNQLQGMMSLSISVTDLEIKFQYRGRQVCVLTISNPHGCRLFHSSLEPTQEQVELFGPLTLEQVRFPAPDTIPNEKQRFYTHQLLDVLDRGLILELQGQDLYAIRLCQCKVFWTGPCAGPTAGPNPIEREKKTKLFSLEGFLNGLILFQKGQTPTPPPFEIFFCFGEEWPDQKPKEKKLITVQVVPVAARLLLEMFSGELSWSADSVPLHISHPDLKDRLVEQFKELHQLWQHQQRLPPAPPAPDPQTGAWGLPS
- the IRF5 gene encoding interferon regulatory factor 5 isoform X1, with protein sequence MDPPRRVRLRPWLVAQVSSRRYPGLRWLDPERRRFAIPWRHATRHPHGPPEHDTIFKAWAQETGKFREGVDAPDPPKWKATLRCALNKSREFRLLFDGTKATPLRPYKVYELCEGPPADDAGEDDYGCEEEDDDNQLQGMMSLSISDPQHGGDLLPPYPWPDEDPNFDTGCPAGAFAPPPPALLPGDVGGTHGTPELPPAPQTGPHLGPPSACPMAPLEHGTPNLLISPHMLPLTDLEIKFQYRGRQVCVLTISNPHGCRLFHSSLEPTQEQVELFGPLTLEQVRFPAPDTIPNEKQRFYTHQLLDVLDRGLILELQGQDLYAIRLCQCKVFWTGPCAGPTAGPNPIEREKKTKLFSLEGFLNGLILFQKGQTPTPPPFEIFFCFGEEWPDQKPKEKKLITVQVVPVAARLLLEMFSGELSWSADSVPLHISHPDLKDRLVEQFKELHQLWQHQQRLPPAPPAPDPQTGAWGLPS